A region of Candidatus Zixiibacteriota bacterium DNA encodes the following proteins:
- a CDS encoding thrombospondin type 3 repeat-containing protein codes for MLESKGDSEVGKCTLGLTVGILLAFSSGPLASPLPHDSLVNLVQWTEESGGNGHWYGIIAEIMWWDEADSVARTLKLDTLNGYLATVTSFEENIFIMDSVIANIVNTTTYDEYCLGGWVEDDTVCWVTGEASGWIFWAFGQPAPYLDGGPIMMWGNSATYPGWFGTWEIWYYHHGLFWSIVEFSNLEDTDSDSTPNAWDNCPLIANHDQTDFDYDGVGDNCDNCPENYNSDQLDSDHDGLGDVCDHIWTAVDDEHDEEVMPSDFVLQQNSPNPFNPETVIEYLVPVRSHVIIAVYNLLGQRVTVLVDRELSAGYAKVCWDGQDDLNREVSSGVYFYRLESGSFSQTRKMLLLK; via the coding sequence ATGCTCGAATCGAAAGGAGATTCGGAAGTGGGAAAATGCACCCTGGGCCTGACAGTCGGCATCCTTTTAGCTTTCAGCTCCGGTCCGTTGGCCTCGCCACTCCCACACGATTCTCTTGTCAATCTTGTCCAGTGGACGGAGGAGAGCGGTGGTAATGGTCATTGGTACGGTATCATTGCCGAGATTATGTGGTGGGATGAAGCTGATAGTGTTGCCAGAACACTCAAGCTCGACACGTTAAATGGCTATCTTGCGACAGTAACATCCTTCGAAGAGAACATATTCATCATGGACAGCGTGATTGCCAACATTGTGAATACAACCACCTATGATGAGTACTGTCTGGGTGGTTGGGTCGAGGATGATACTGTCTGCTGGGTTACGGGCGAGGCGAGTGGATGGATTTTCTGGGCATTCGGCCAACCAGCTCCATATCTCGATGGTGGGCCAATCATGATGTGGGGCAATAGCGCTACATATCCAGGGTGGTTTGGCACGTGGGAAATCTGGTACTACCATCACGGTTTGTTCTGGTCAATAGTAGAGTTCAGCAATCTCGAAGACACTGACTCCGACAGCACTCCCAATGCCTGGGACAACTGCCCTCTGATAGCGAACCACGATCAGACCGACTTCGATTATGATGGGGTAGGGGATAATTGTGATAACTGTCCCGAGAACTATAACTCTGACCAACTGGATTCGGACCACGATGGCCTGGGAGATGTATGCGACCATATCTGGACAGCAGTAGATGACGAGCATGATGAGGAAGTGATGCCATCCGATTTTGTATTGCAGCAAAACTCACCCAACCCGTTCAACCCGGAAACTGTCATTGAATACTTAGTCCCGGTACGATCACACGTCATAATTGCCGTCTATAACTTGCTTGGCCAAAGAGTCACAGTATTAGTTGATCGGGAACTGAGTGCCGGTTATGCCAAGGTGTGTTGGGATGGTCAGGATGATTTGAACAGGGAAGTATCAAGCGGAGTATATTTCTATCGCTTGGAATCGGGATCATTTAGTCAAACCCGGAAAATGCTATTGCTCAAGTGA